TGCGCCAGATAGCTCAGCTTGTAGCGGAACTGCACGGTGTCGTTTTTCAGTAGCCGCGGCAACTGCGCCCACAAGCCGGGGTGGTTGAATGGCATCAGCGAACTGCGCGCAATCACGCCGGCGTTGCCCAGCGAGGTTTCCAGGCCTGGCTCCTGCCGGTCCACCAGCGTGACGGACAGGCCGCGGCGCTGCAGTTCCAGGGCGCAGCAGACGCCCACGATACCCGCGCCTAGGACAACGACGTGTTTTCCCATGTCTTTTTATCTGAGTCCGGTCAGGAGGTGCCGTGATGCCCGGCAAGCTCGCGGAATTGTATTGCAGGCGGCCGGAGAAAACGCGGCGCGCGAACTTCAGGCCTGCGGCGGCTTTTGGCCCATGATGCGCCCCGCGGCGGCCACGCCCCACCACGAGGCTTCCTCGAACACGGAATAGCCCGATAGGTCCGAGTGCGCGAACAGTATCGGACCGTCCACGTCGCGCAGCGCGGCCAGTCCCGGATTGGACAGGTAGCCGCACAGCGGCGAGGCCATGGCATGGCCGCGCACCGTGATTTCCAGCTGGCGCGCATGGCGCCAGAATTCCTTGCCGTAGGCCGCGACCAGGTCGGATGCGGCCTCGGCCCGCAGCTCTTCCGGGGTGGCCCGGGTCAGCCATTCGCGCGCGGCCTGGGGCGTCTGTCCGCCGAGCGCGTGATACGCCGTGAAGACGCAGCGCGGCGTGCGGGCCACGCGCAGCAACTGGTGCGTGGAGACGACGTAGCCCAGCGCCTTGCCTTGATAGACCACGTTGTCCCAGGACAGCGGTTCGCCCGGGGCTTCGGCCGGGTAGCCTTCCATGACGAAGTTCGACACCATCCAGGGCGCGTGCGGCGGCGCGTGCACCGCCGGATCGTAGCCATAGGCGCTGATGTCGGGCAGGATGCGCTGGGCCACGAACAACGGCATCGCGCACACGGCTCGGCGCGCCTGCACCGTGTAGGCGTCGGAGGACGAGGCCAGGCAGGTGACCAGCGCGCCGGCGGGCGTCTCCTGTACCCGGACCGCCGTGCCGGCGGCCAGCCAATCGGCATGGCCGAGCTTCTTGGTGATCGCGTCGCGCATGCGCTGCATCAGCGTCGACAGGCCGCCAGGCCAGGTCAGCACGGCGCCTTCGCCCGCATTTTCGGCATGGCCGTCGCGGCTGGCGAAGTAGTGCAGGCCGGCCCAGGCCGAGACCGCGTCGTATTGCGCGCCGTAGTCGTCGCGGCAGCAGTAGTTCAGGTACCAGTGCAGCGCGGGCGAGGTGTAGCCTTCGCGGTCCAGCCATTGCTTGAACGTGATCGCGTCCAGCGCGCGCCAGGCCGGATCCCGCGACGACAGCGTGAGCGGGATGCTGAAGACCTTGCGGCCGTCGCTGCCGGTCTGCGTGTGCAGGCGATTGATCAGCGCGAGGAATTTGCGGTGCTGCGCCAGGTCCGCTTCCGGCAGCCCGTTCATGGGCAGCAGGTTTTCTTCCCAATGGCCGCCGCGCAGCAGACGCTCCTGGGGCGAGTGCACCAGCGCGGTCTCGTCGTAGTAGGGACGGAGGGTACTTGCGCCGCGCTCGATGATGCCGAAGTCGGCCAGCATTTGGCGTATGTGCGTGGAGGCCATCGAGGGCAGGGGCAGGTAGTGCGCGCCCAAGGGGTAGTCCAGGCCCTCGCGCTGGCCGGCGGCTGCATTGCCGTCGAGTTCGGGACCCTGTAGCACCAGGAAATCCGTGTGCCCTTCGCGCGCCAGCTTCCAGGCGCAGGACAGGCCCGCCACGCCCGAACCCAGTATCACGACGTCGCGCTTGTGGTTGGCCGAGGGCTGCGGCCAGGCCGCCCCGTCGCGCAAGGCGTGGCCAGCCTGCATGCCCGGGTAATGGATTTCCGGCGTGGTCTCGACGATGCGCGAACGGTAGTACCCGGCGGTGCCGGCGACCGCGGCCGTGGCCGCGCCCAACAGGAAGCTGCGCCGCCGCATCAGCGGATGACCTTGCGCCAGTCCTCGTCGAAGTAGCGCACCAGCGATTGCTCGTTCAGACGGTTCGGAGGCATCGCCAGCGCGGGCATGTCGGCAGGGAAGTGGAACAGTTCGCGCGTCGTGACCGGGTCCAGGTAGCGCGTGGGCACGGTGATCGCGGCGGGCGGCTCGTAGTCGCGGCGCTTGCTGGCCAGAATGAAGCCCCAGTCGCCGAAGGACGGCACGTAGGTGTGGTACGGCCAGGTGTTCAGGCCGGCTTCCTTCAAGGTGGCGTCCACGCTCCAGAACGAGCGCGGCGCGAAGTAGGGCGAGGTGGACTGCACCACCATGTAGCCGTTCTCGGCCAGGTGGCGCGCCATCAGGTGATAGACCGGCACCGAGTACAGCCGGCCCAGGCCGAAGTTGGACGGGTCCGGAAAATCCACCACGATGTAGTCATAGACCTCGGCATGGGTTTCCAGCCAGCGGCCGGCGTCGTCGTTGATGACCGTGACCCGCGGATCCTTCAACGACCCCTGGTTCAGCTTGACCAGCGGCTCGGAGCGGGAAAACAGGCCGGTCATGGCCGGATCCAGATCCACCAGCGTCACGTGTTCGATATTCTTGTATTTGAGGATTTCGCGCACCGCCAGGCCATCGCCGCCGCCCAGCACCAGCACGTTGCGCGCCCAGGGCAGGGCTTGCAGGCCGGGATGCACCAGCGCTTCGTGGTAGCGGTGCTCGTCGCGCGACGAAAACTGCAGGTTGCCGTTGATGTACAGGCGCAGGTCGTCGTGCCAGCGCGTGACCACCAGGCGCTGATACTGCGTGGTTTCCGCGTGCACCACGTCGTCGCCGTACAGGCCTTTCTCGGCCCAGGCCGTCATGCTGCCGGAATAGATGAAGCCCAGGCCCAGGAACCCGATCACGACGCTGGCGCGGATGGCCTTTTCGCTGGGGCGGGGGATCTCGGCGCGGAACAGCCAGGTGGTCCACAGCGCCACGCTGGCGTTCAGGATGCCGAACAGGAAGCTGGTGCGCAGCAATCCGAGCTTGGGCGCGAGCAACAGGGGAAACACCAGCGACACAGCCAGCGCGCCCAGGTAATCGAAGGTCAGCACGCGGCTGACGATTTCGCGGAATTCGGTCTTGCGCTGGTTGAACACCCGCATCACCAGCGGGATTTCCATGCCGACCATCAGGCCAATGAGGAACACGCCCACATACAGCGCCGCGCGAAAGGGGGCGGGCATCCATGAGAAGACCAGGAACAGCACCGCGGCGGAGACGCCGCCCAACAGCGCGACCAGCAGCTCCACATCGATGAAGCGATTCAAAACGTCTTCGTCTCTTACATATTTTGACAACCACGAGCCTATGCCCATGGCGAACAGATAACAGCCGATGACGGAAGAGAACTGCAGTATCGAATCCCCCAGCAAATAGCTGGCCAGCGCGCTGCTGATGAGCTCATAGCCCAAACCGCAGGAGGCGACGATCAATACCGAAAGGATGAGAATGCGGTCGCGCATGAGGTGTCCGACACGAAAAATGCGTTCGCAGTATATCGAACGCGCCGTATATACTGCGCGCAATTAGGAGGGTGGCAATGGGAGAAGCAATGCATCCGGTGGTGACCTATCTTATCTATATGGCGTCCGCGCTTGCCATGCTGGGTGTCTTCACCTTGGTCTACACGGCCGTCACGCGCTATAAGGAATTCGAGCTGATCCGCGAAGGCAATATCGCCGCCGCGCTGTCGTATGGCGGCGCGCTGGTGGGCTTCAGCTTCACCTTGTGCTCCAGCATCGCGATCCATGCCAGCTATGCCATGTTCCTGCTGTGGGGCCTGGTGGCCATGCTGGTGCAGCTGGTCGTGTACGTGGGCGTGTCCCAGACGGTGCGCGGCATGAACGAGGCCATCGAAGAAAACAACATCGCCATGGGCGGGCTGATCGGCTCGATTTCCATCGCCGCCGGCATCGTCAACGCCGCCAGCCTGACCTGACGCGGGCTCGCGCCGCACCTGATCTGACAGGAGAAAGACTCATGAGTCTCGGTTCATTCATCCGCAAGCAGTTCATCGACATCCTGCAATGGAACGAGGACCGCGACGGCGTGCTCGCCTGGCGTCATCCCATGCAGGATTTCGAAATCCAGTATGGCGCCAGCCTGACCGTGCGCGAATCGCAGATGGCGGTGTTCGTCAACGAAGGCAAGGTCGCCGACGTGTTCGGTCCCGGCATGTACAAGCTGACCACGCAGACGCTGCCGATCCTGACCTACCTGAAGAACTGGGACAAGCTGTTCGAGTCGCCCTTCAAGTCGGACGTGATCTTCTTCAGTACGCGCCTGCAGCTGGGCCGGCGCTGGGGCACGGCGCAGCCGGTGACCTTGCGCGACAGCGAATTCGGCATGGTGCGGCTGCGCGCCTTCGGCGTTTATTCCTATCAGATTTCCGATCCCGCCAAGTTCTACCGCGAGATCAGCGGCACGCGCGACGAGTACACCGTCGACGACCTGGAAGCGCAGCTGCGCAACATGGTGGTCGCGGCGATGACGACGGCGCTGGGCGGCTCCAAGGTGCCGTTCCTGGACATGGCCGGCAACCAGGGGCTGATGTCGCAAAGCATCGCTGAACAGCTGGCGCCGGTGTTCGACCGCTACGGTGTCAAGCTCGACAACTTCACGGTCGAGAACGTCTCGCTGCCGGAAGAACTGCAGAAGGCGCTGGACACGCGGATTTCCATGGGCATGGCCGGCGACCTGGGCAAGTTCACCCAGTACCAGACCGCCACGGCCATACCGATGGCCGCGCAGAACGAAGGCGGCATCGCCGGCATCGGCGCGGGCCTGGCGGCCGGCGCGGCGCTGGGCCAGACCATGGCGGCAGGATTGGCCGGCGCCCAGGGGCAGCCGCAGCAGGCCGCGCAGCAACCTGCCCAGCAGGCGCCCGCCGCCGCGGGCGCGGATCCGGCGCAGCGGTTGCAGCAGCTCAAGGATCTGCTGGACAAAGGCCTGATCACGGCCGCGGACTACGATTCGGCCAAGGCCGAAGTGCTGAAGAAACTCACCAGCTAAGGCTCCATGCAGCAGGT
The sequence above is drawn from the Achromobacter xylosoxidans genome and encodes:
- a CDS encoding DUF350 domain-containing protein, whose amino-acid sequence is MHPVVTYLIYMASALAMLGVFTLVYTAVTRYKEFELIREGNIAAALSYGGALVGFSFTLCSSIAIHASYAMFLLWGLVAMLVQLVVYVGVSQTVRGMNEAIEENNIAMGGLIGSISIAAGIVNAASLT
- a CDS encoding NAD(P)/FAD-dependent oxidoreductase, translating into MRRRSFLLGAATAAVAGTAGYYRSRIVETTPEIHYPGMQAGHALRDGAAWPQPSANHKRDVVILGSGVAGLSCAWKLAREGHTDFLVLQGPELDGNAAAGQREGLDYPLGAHYLPLPSMASTHIRQMLADFGIIERGASTLRPYYDETALVHSPQERLLRGGHWEENLLPMNGLPEADLAQHRKFLALINRLHTQTGSDGRKVFSIPLTLSSRDPAWRALDAITFKQWLDREGYTSPALHWYLNYCCRDDYGAQYDAVSAWAGLHYFASRDGHAENAGEGAVLTWPGGLSTLMQRMRDAITKKLGHADWLAAGTAVRVQETPAGALVTCLASSSDAYTVQARRAVCAMPLFVAQRILPDISAYGYDPAVHAPPHAPWMVSNFVMEGYPAEAPGEPLSWDNVVYQGKALGYVVSTHQLLRVARTPRCVFTAYHALGGQTPQAAREWLTRATPEELRAEAASDLVAAYGKEFWRHARQLEITVRGHAMASPLCGYLSNPGLAALRDVDGPILFAHSDLSGYSVFEEASWWGVAAAGRIMGQKPPQA
- a CDS encoding polyamine aminopropyltransferase; the encoded protein is MRDRILILSVLIVASCGLGYELISSALASYLLGDSILQFSSVIGCYLFAMGIGSWLSKYVRDEDVLNRFIDVELLVALLGGVSAAVLFLVFSWMPAPFRAALYVGVFLIGLMVGMEIPLVMRVFNQRKTEFREIVSRVLTFDYLGALAVSLVFPLLLAPKLGLLRTSFLFGILNASVALWTTWLFRAEIPRPSEKAIRASVVIGFLGLGFIYSGSMTAWAEKGLYGDDVVHAETTQYQRLVVTRWHDDLRLYINGNLQFSSRDEHRYHEALVHPGLQALPWARNVLVLGGGDGLAVREILKYKNIEHVTLVDLDPAMTGLFSRSEPLVKLNQGSLKDPRVTVINDDAGRWLETHAEVYDYIVVDFPDPSNFGLGRLYSVPVYHLMARHLAENGYMVVQSTSPYFAPRSFWSVDATLKEAGLNTWPYHTYVPSFGDWGFILASKRRDYEPPAAITVPTRYLDPVTTRELFHFPADMPALAMPPNRLNEQSLVRYFDEDWRKVIR
- a CDS encoding SPFH domain-containing protein, with translation MSLGSFIRKQFIDILQWNEDRDGVLAWRHPMQDFEIQYGASLTVRESQMAVFVNEGKVADVFGPGMYKLTTQTLPILTYLKNWDKLFESPFKSDVIFFSTRLQLGRRWGTAQPVTLRDSEFGMVRLRAFGVYSYQISDPAKFYREISGTRDEYTVDDLEAQLRNMVVAAMTTALGGSKVPFLDMAGNQGLMSQSIAEQLAPVFDRYGVKLDNFTVENVSLPEELQKALDTRISMGMAGDLGKFTQYQTATAIPMAAQNEGGIAGIGAGLAAGAALGQTMAAGLAGAQGQPQQAAQQPAQQAPAAAGADPAQRLQQLKDLLDKGLITAADYDSAKAEVLKKLTS